The proteins below come from a single Pseudomonas chlororaphis genomic window:
- a CDS encoding lysine transporter LysE translates to MYLTEFLTVALIHLLAVASPGPDFAVVVRESVTHGRRAGTWTALGVGTAIFLHVGYSLLGIGLIVSQSIVLFNALKWAAAAYLLYIGFKALRAKPAKPTEENLHKEVGERSARGAFTAGFITNGLNPKATLFFLSLFTVVINPHTPLAVQAGYGVYLAVATAVWFCLVAMLFSQQRVRAGFARMGHWFDRTMGAVLVAIGVKLAFTEMH, encoded by the coding sequence ATGTACCTCACCGAGTTTCTCACCGTCGCCCTGATCCACCTGCTGGCCGTCGCCAGTCCCGGGCCGGACTTTGCCGTGGTGGTGCGTGAAAGCGTGACCCACGGCCGGCGCGCCGGGACCTGGACGGCCCTGGGCGTGGGCACGGCGATCTTCCTGCACGTGGGCTACTCGTTGCTGGGCATCGGCCTGATCGTGTCGCAATCGATCGTGCTGTTCAACGCGCTGAAATGGGCCGCCGCCGCGTACCTGCTGTACATCGGCTTCAAGGCGTTGCGGGCGAAACCGGCCAAGCCCACCGAGGAAAACCTGCACAAGGAAGTCGGCGAGCGCAGCGCTCGCGGGGCGTTTACCGCAGGCTTCATCACCAATGGCCTGAACCCCAAGGCCACGCTGTTCTTCCTGTCGCTGTTCACCGTGGTGATCAACCCGCACACGCCGCTGGCGGTCCAGGCCGGCTATGGCGTGTACCTGGCGGTCGCGACCGCGGTGTGGTTCTGCCTGGTGGCCATGTTGTTCAGCCAGCAACGGGTGCGTGCCGGTTTCGCGCGCATGGGCCACTGGTTCGACCGCACCATGGGCGCGGTGCTCGTCGCCATTGGCGTGAAACTGGCCTTCACCGAAATGCATTGA
- a CDS encoding glycerate dehydrogenase (Catalyzes the reduction of hydroxypyruvate to form D-glycerate, using NADH as an electron donor), translating into MTNTARAVFLDHPSLDLGDLDLEPLRNCFHTLQLFARTSPEQVAERLKGATVAITNKVVIDAAAMAANPGLKLILISATGTNNVDLVAARNHGITVCNCQGYGTPSVAQHTIMLLLNLATRLADYQKAVGAGRWQQASQFCLLDYPIVELQGKTLGLLGHGELGSAVGRLAEAFGMRVLLGQIPGRPARPDRLALDQLLPQVDALTLHCPLNEHTRNLIGARELAQLKPGAFVVNTARGGLIDEQALAEALRSGHLGGAATDVLSVEPPSQGNPLLASDIPRLIVTPHNAWGSREARQRIVGQMCENAQGFFSGTARRVVS; encoded by the coding sequence ATGACAAACACCGCCCGCGCCGTTTTCCTCGATCACCCGTCCCTGGACCTCGGCGACCTGGACCTGGAGCCGCTGCGCAACTGCTTCCACACGTTGCAGTTGTTCGCCCGCACCTCGCCGGAGCAGGTGGCCGAACGGCTCAAGGGCGCCACCGTGGCGATCACCAACAAAGTGGTGATCGACGCGGCCGCGATGGCCGCCAACCCCGGATTGAAGCTGATCCTGATCAGCGCCACCGGCACCAACAATGTCGACCTGGTGGCTGCCCGCAACCATGGCATCACCGTGTGCAATTGCCAGGGCTACGGCACGCCGTCGGTGGCCCAACACACGATCATGCTGTTGCTGAACCTGGCGACACGATTGGCCGACTACCAGAAAGCGGTTGGTGCAGGACGCTGGCAGCAGGCTTCGCAGTTCTGCCTGCTGGACTACCCGATCGTCGAGCTGCAAGGCAAGACCCTGGGTCTGCTGGGCCACGGTGAACTGGGCAGCGCCGTCGGGCGGCTGGCCGAAGCTTTCGGCATGCGCGTACTGCTGGGGCAGATTCCCGGACGCCCGGCCCGTCCAGACCGCCTGGCGCTTGACCAGTTGCTGCCGCAGGTCGATGCCCTGACCCTGCACTGCCCGCTCAACGAACACACGCGAAACCTTATCGGAGCCCGCGAACTGGCCCAACTCAAACCCGGCGCCTTCGTGGTCAACACCGCCCGCGGTGGCCTGATCGACGAACAGGCCCTGGCCGAGGCGCTGCGCAGCGGCCACCTGGGCGGTGCCGCTACCGACGTGCTGAGCGTGGAGCCGCCAAGCCAGGGCAACCCCCTGCTGGCGAGCGACATCCCGCGCTTGATTGTCACCCCGCACAATGCCTGGGGCAGCCGCGAGGCGCGGCAGCGGATCGTTGGGCAAATGTGCGAAAACGCCCAGGGCTTTTTCAGCGGTACAGCGCGACGGGTCGTCAGTTGA
- a CDS encoding 16S rRNA methyltransferase has protein sequence MDPRSEVLLRQAELFQGSVLLAGLPADDLLGRLPDAHGWCWHAGDQAALDARFPQRSHFGVTVPERGFDTAVVFLPKAKDLTDYILNAVAARLAGREVYLVGEKRSGIEGASKQLNPFGKPRKLDSARHCQLWQVTVANAPEAKPLESLAQTYELPLAEGPLTVVSLPGVFSHGRLDRGSALLLEHLDKLPGGHLLDFGCGAGVLGAVVKRRYPHNTVTMLDVDAFAAASSRLTLAANGLDAEVLTGDGIDAAPMGLNAILSNPPFHVGVHTDYFATENLLRKAAKHLKNGGELRLVANSFLKYQPLIEEHLGACSIKAEGQGFRIYQARRG, from the coding sequence ATGGACCCGCGCAGTGAAGTACTGCTTCGTCAGGCCGAGTTATTCCAGGGCTCGGTGCTGCTGGCCGGCTTGCCCGCCGACGACCTGCTCGGCCGCCTGCCCGACGCCCACGGCTGGTGCTGGCACGCTGGCGATCAGGCGGCGCTGGACGCGCGTTTCCCACAGCGCAGCCACTTTGGCGTCACCGTGCCCGAACGCGGGTTCGACACTGCCGTGGTGTTCCTGCCCAAGGCCAAGGACCTCACCGACTACATCCTCAACGCCGTGGCGGCGCGCCTGGCCGGCCGCGAGGTGTACCTGGTCGGGGAAAAACGCAGCGGCATCGAAGGCGCGTCCAAGCAGCTCAACCCCTTTGGCAAGCCGCGCAAGCTCGACAGCGCGCGGCATTGCCAGTTGTGGCAGGTCACCGTGGCCAACGCCCCCGAGGCCAAGCCTCTGGAAAGCCTGGCCCAGACCTACGAATTGCCCTTGGCCGAAGGCCCACTGACCGTCGTCAGCCTGCCCGGCGTGTTCAGCCACGGTCGCCTGGATCGCGGCAGTGCACTACTGCTCGAACACCTGGACAAACTGCCCGGCGGCCATTTGCTGGACTTCGGCTGCGGCGCCGGCGTGCTCGGGGCGGTGGTCAAGCGGCGCTATCCGCACAACACCGTCACGATGCTGGACGTGGACGCCTTCGCCGCCGCCAGCAGTCGCCTGACCCTGGCGGCCAACGGCCTGGACGCCGAGGTGCTGACCGGTGACGGGATCGACGCCGCGCCAATGGGCTTGAACGCGATCCTGAGCAACCCGCCGTTCCACGTCGGCGTGCACACCGATTACTTCGCCACGGAAAACCTGCTGCGAAAAGCCGCGAAACACCTGAAAAACGGCGGCGAACTGCGACTGGTCGCCAACAGTTTCCTCAAGTACCAGCCACTGATCGAAGAGCACTTGGGTGCCTGCTCAATCAAGGCCGAGGGCCAAGGGTTCCGCATCTACCAGGCCAGGCGCGGCTGA
- a CDS encoding membrane protein produces MLDSFLVPTAIVALAEIGDKTQLLALILAARFRKPWPIIAGIIAATLANHAAAGAVGAWVGSIFSDAVLHWILAASFAATALWTLVPDKLDDEETTTARTFGPFLTTLIAFFLAEIGDKTQIATVMLAAQYPELWLVIIGTTLGMLIANVPVVLAGNFAAEKLPLNLIRRLAASAFFVLAVVAVYKAMQSSGWV; encoded by the coding sequence ATGCTGGACTCATTTCTCGTACCTACCGCCATCGTTGCGTTGGCCGAAATCGGCGACAAGACGCAATTGCTCGCGCTCATCCTCGCGGCACGCTTTCGCAAACCCTGGCCGATCATCGCCGGCATCATCGCGGCAACGCTCGCCAACCATGCGGCCGCCGGGGCCGTGGGGGCCTGGGTGGGCAGTATCTTCTCGGATGCGGTCTTGCACTGGATCCTGGCGGCCAGTTTCGCGGCCACGGCGCTGTGGACCCTGGTCCCGGACAAGCTGGACGACGAGGAAACCACCACCGCCCGCACGTTCGGCCCATTCCTGACCACGCTGATCGCGTTCTTCCTGGCGGAAATCGGTGACAAGACGCAGATCGCCACGGTAATGCTCGCTGCGCAGTACCCGGAGCTGTGGCTGGTGATCATCGGGACCACCCTGGGCATGCTGATTGCCAACGTGCCGGTGGTACTGGCCGGCAACTTCGCGGCCGAGAAACTGCCCCTGAACCTGATCCGCCGCCTGGCCGCCTCGGCCTTCTTCGTCCTGGCGGTTGTCGCGGTGTACAAGGCGATGCAGAGCAGCGGGTGGGTTTAA